In Pseudomonas sp. GCEP-101, one DNA window encodes the following:
- a CDS encoding YggL family protein has product MATQRSRRLRKKLCVDEFQELGFELSFNYKQGQNEETIGAFMQRFAADAVEPNDLVYSGCDEYGFICLARRGSVTAQQRDWVEGWLKQQPELAEATVGPLVDAWYPDQPVNPPGQ; this is encoded by the coding sequence ATGGCCACCCAACGTTCCCGTCGTTTACGCAAGAAGTTGTGTGTCGATGAATTCCAGGAGCTCGGATTCGAGTTGAGCTTCAACTACAAGCAGGGGCAGAACGAGGAGACTATCGGCGCATTCATGCAGCGTTTCGCGGCCGACGCCGTCGAGCCGAATGATCTGGTCTACAGCGGTTGTGACGAGTACGGATTCATTTGCCTGGCGCGGCGCGGCTCAGTCACTGCGCAGCAGCGGGATTGGGTCGAAGGGTGGTTGAAACAGCAGCCCGAACTGGCGGAGGCGACTGTCGGTCCGCTGGTCGATGCCTGGTACCCGGACCAGCCGGTCAATCCGCCGGGCCAGTGA
- a CDS encoding response regulator, translating to MQNNKFSILVVEDHPFQLIAAQMHLNRLGFFRLSPALDASEAREECARRSEPFDLLLCDINLPGTDGIELVCELAEAGSIRQAVLLSCRDEEELLALLETLRARGLPVLACLPKPLDPWALMRVLEADESLALTGPAD from the coding sequence GTGCAAAATAATAAATTCAGCATTCTGGTTGTCGAAGACCACCCCTTCCAACTGATCGCCGCGCAAATGCACTTGAACCGGCTGGGTTTCTTCAGGTTGTCCCCGGCACTGGATGCCAGCGAAGCACGCGAGGAGTGCGCGCGTCGCAGCGAGCCGTTCGATCTGCTGCTATGCGACATCAACCTACCCGGCACCGATGGCATCGAACTGGTCTGCGAGTTGGCCGAGGCGGGGAGCATTCGTCAGGCAGTCCTGTTGAGCTGCCGTGACGAAGAAGAACTGCTCGCCCTGCTGGAGACACTCAGAGCGCGCGGCCTGCCGGTGCTCGCGTGCCTGCCCAAACCGCTCGATCCATGGGCGCTAATGCGCGTCCTGGAAGCGGACGAGAGCCTTGCACTCACTGGCCCGGCGGATTGA